One window of Globicephala melas chromosome 2, mGloMel1.2, whole genome shotgun sequence genomic DNA carries:
- the MKX gene encoding homeobox protein Mohawk isoform X6 gives MNTIVFNKLSGAVLFEDRGAPERERGGRPYGGVLDSTHARPEVGITDGAPLKDNLGLRHRRTGARQNGGKVRHKRQALQDMARPLKQWLYKHRDNPYPTKTEKILLALGSQMTLVQVSNWFANARRRLKNTVRQPDLSWALRIKLYNKYVQGNAERLSVSSDDSCSEDGENPPRNHMNEEGYNNPVHHPVIKSESSVIKAGVRPESRANEDYVSPPKYKSSLLNRYLNDSLRHVMVTNAAMMGKTRQRNHSGSFSSNEFEEELVSPSSSETEGNFVYRTALLQTDCGQ, from the exons ATGAACACCATCGTCTTCAACAAGCTCAGCGGCGCCGTGCTTTTTGAGGACCGCGGGGCTCCGGAGCGGGAGCGGGGCGGCAGGCCCTACGGCGGCGTCCTGGACAGTACGCACGCTCGCCCCGAGGTGGGCATTACGGACGGCGCGCCCCTCAAGGACAACCTGGGCCTGAGACACCGGAGGACCGG GGCCCGGCAGAATGGCGGGAAGGTGAGGCACAAGCGGCAGGCCCTGCAGGACATGGCGCGGCCCCTCAAGCAGTGGCTGTACAAGCACCGCGACAATCCGTACCCCACCAAGACGGAGAAGATTCTCCTGGCGCTCGGCTCGCAGATGACGCTAGTGCAG gTGTCAAATTGGTTTGCTAATGCAAGACGTCGGCTTAAGAATACTGTTCGACAGCCAGATTTAAGCTGGGCCTTAAGAATAAAGTTGTACAATAAGTATGTTCAAGGAAACGCTGAGCGGCTGAGTGTAAGCAGTGATGACTCATGTTCTGAag atGGAGAAAATCCTCCGCGAAACCACATGAATGAAGAAGGCTATAATAATCCAGTTCACCATCCTGTGATTAAAAGTGAGAGCTCAGTCATAAAAGCTGGAGTGAGGCCAGAGTCACGGGCCAATGAGGACTACGTATCGCCCCCAAAATACAAGAGCAGCTTGTTGAATCGTTACCTTAACGACTCTTTGAGACACGTCATGGTCACAAATGCTGCCATGATGGGAAAGACAAGGCAGAGAAACCATTCAGGATCTTTTAGTTCCAATGAATTTGAGGAGGAATTGGTATCTCCCTCATCGTCAGAAACCGAAGGCAATTTCGTCTATCGCACAG
- the MKX gene encoding homeobox protein Mohawk isoform X3 codes for MNTIVFNKLSGAVLFEDRGAPERERGGRPYGGVLDSTHARPEVGITDGAPLKDNLGLRHRRTGARQNGGKVRHKRQALQDMARPLKQWLYKHRDNPYPTKTEKILLALGSQMTLVQVSNWFANARRRLKNTVRQPDLSWALRIKLYNKYVQGNAERLSVSSDDSCSEDGENPPRNHMNEEGYNNPVHHPVIKSESSVIKAGVRPESRANEDYVSPPKYKSSLLNRYLNDSLRHVMVTNAAMMGKTRQRNHSGSFSSNEFEEELVSPSSSETEGNFVYRTGPYECEFSQENISILDVSDREATDGASARW; via the exons ATGAACACCATCGTCTTCAACAAGCTCAGCGGCGCCGTGCTTTTTGAGGACCGCGGGGCTCCGGAGCGGGAGCGGGGCGGCAGGCCCTACGGCGGCGTCCTGGACAGTACGCACGCTCGCCCCGAGGTGGGCATTACGGACGGCGCGCCCCTCAAGGACAACCTGGGCCTGAGACACCGGAGGACCGG GGCCCGGCAGAATGGCGGGAAGGTGAGGCACAAGCGGCAGGCCCTGCAGGACATGGCGCGGCCCCTCAAGCAGTGGCTGTACAAGCACCGCGACAATCCGTACCCCACCAAGACGGAGAAGATTCTCCTGGCGCTCGGCTCGCAGATGACGCTAGTGCAG gTGTCAAATTGGTTTGCTAATGCAAGACGTCGGCTTAAGAATACTGTTCGACAGCCAGATTTAAGCTGGGCCTTAAGAATAAAGTTGTACAATAAGTATGTTCAAGGAAACGCTGAGCGGCTGAGTGTAAGCAGTGATGACTCATGTTCTGAag atGGAGAAAATCCTCCGCGAAACCACATGAATGAAGAAGGCTATAATAATCCAGTTCACCATCCTGTGATTAAAAGTGAGAGCTCAGTCATAAAAGCTGGAGTGAGGCCAGAGTCACGGGCCAATGAGGACTACGTATCGCCCCCAAAATACAAGAGCAGCTTGTTGAATCGTTACCTTAACGACTCTTTGAGACACGTCATGGTCACAAATGCTGCCATGATGGGAAAGACAAGGCAGAGAAACCATTCAGGATCTTTTAGTTCCAATGAATTTGAGGAGGAATTGGTATCTCCCTCATCGTCAGAAACCGAAGGCAATTTCGTCTATCGCACAG
- the MKX gene encoding homeobox protein Mohawk isoform X5 — protein MNTIVFNKLSGAVLFEDRGAPERERGGRPYGGVLDSTHARPEVGITDGAPLKDNLGLRHRRTGARQNGGKVRHKRQALQDMARPLKQWLYKHRDNPYPTKTEKILLALGSQMTLVQVSNWFANARRRLKNTVRQPDLSWALRIKLYNKYVQGNAERLSVSSDDSCSEDGENPPRNHMNEEGYNNPVHHPVIKSESSVIKAGVRPESRANEDYVSPPKYKSSLLNRYLNDSLRHVMVTNAAMMGKTRQRNHSGSFSSNEFEEELVSPSSSETEGNFVYRTDTLENRSSKGDR, from the exons ATGAACACCATCGTCTTCAACAAGCTCAGCGGCGCCGTGCTTTTTGAGGACCGCGGGGCTCCGGAGCGGGAGCGGGGCGGCAGGCCCTACGGCGGCGTCCTGGACAGTACGCACGCTCGCCCCGAGGTGGGCATTACGGACGGCGCGCCCCTCAAGGACAACCTGGGCCTGAGACACCGGAGGACCGG GGCCCGGCAGAATGGCGGGAAGGTGAGGCACAAGCGGCAGGCCCTGCAGGACATGGCGCGGCCCCTCAAGCAGTGGCTGTACAAGCACCGCGACAATCCGTACCCCACCAAGACGGAGAAGATTCTCCTGGCGCTCGGCTCGCAGATGACGCTAGTGCAG gTGTCAAATTGGTTTGCTAATGCAAGACGTCGGCTTAAGAATACTGTTCGACAGCCAGATTTAAGCTGGGCCTTAAGAATAAAGTTGTACAATAAGTATGTTCAAGGAAACGCTGAGCGGCTGAGTGTAAGCAGTGATGACTCATGTTCTGAag atGGAGAAAATCCTCCGCGAAACCACATGAATGAAGAAGGCTATAATAATCCAGTTCACCATCCTGTGATTAAAAGTGAGAGCTCAGTCATAAAAGCTGGAGTGAGGCCAGAGTCACGGGCCAATGAGGACTACGTATCGCCCCCAAAATACAAGAGCAGCTTGTTGAATCGTTACCTTAACGACTCTTTGAGACACGTCATGGTCACAAATGCTGCCATGATGGGAAAGACAAGGCAGAGAAACCATTCAGGATCTTTTAGTTCCAATGAATTTGAGGAGGAATTGGTATCTCCCTCATCGTCAGAAACCGAAGGCAATTTCGTCTATCGCACAG
- the MKX gene encoding homeobox protein Mohawk isoform X4, translating to MNTIVFNKLSGAVLFEDRGAPERERGGRPYGGVLDSTHARPEVGITDGAPLKDNLGLRHRRTGARQNGGKVRHKRQALQDMARPLKQWLYKHRDNPYPTKTEKILLALGSQMTLVQVSNWFANARRRLKNTVRQPDLSWALRIKLYNKYVQGNAERLSVSSDDSCSEDGENPPRNHMNEEGYNNPVHHPVIKSESSVIKAGVRPESRANEDYVSPPKYKSSLLNRYLNDSLRHVMVTNAAMMGKTRQRNHSGSFSSNEFEEELVSPSSSETEGNFVYRTDTLENRSSKGDS from the exons ATGAACACCATCGTCTTCAACAAGCTCAGCGGCGCCGTGCTTTTTGAGGACCGCGGGGCTCCGGAGCGGGAGCGGGGCGGCAGGCCCTACGGCGGCGTCCTGGACAGTACGCACGCTCGCCCCGAGGTGGGCATTACGGACGGCGCGCCCCTCAAGGACAACCTGGGCCTGAGACACCGGAGGACCGG GGCCCGGCAGAATGGCGGGAAGGTGAGGCACAAGCGGCAGGCCCTGCAGGACATGGCGCGGCCCCTCAAGCAGTGGCTGTACAAGCACCGCGACAATCCGTACCCCACCAAGACGGAGAAGATTCTCCTGGCGCTCGGCTCGCAGATGACGCTAGTGCAG gTGTCAAATTGGTTTGCTAATGCAAGACGTCGGCTTAAGAATACTGTTCGACAGCCAGATTTAAGCTGGGCCTTAAGAATAAAGTTGTACAATAAGTATGTTCAAGGAAACGCTGAGCGGCTGAGTGTAAGCAGTGATGACTCATGTTCTGAag atGGAGAAAATCCTCCGCGAAACCACATGAATGAAGAAGGCTATAATAATCCAGTTCACCATCCTGTGATTAAAAGTGAGAGCTCAGTCATAAAAGCTGGAGTGAGGCCAGAGTCACGGGCCAATGAGGACTACGTATCGCCCCCAAAATACAAGAGCAGCTTGTTGAATCGTTACCTTAACGACTCTTTGAGACACGTCATGGTCACAAATGCTGCCATGATGGGAAAGACAAGGCAGAGAAACCATTCAGGATCTTTTAGTTCCAATGAATTTGAGGAGGAATTGGTATCTCCCTCATCGTCAGAAACCGAAGGCAATTTCGTCTATCGCACAG